DNA sequence from the Falco peregrinus isolate bFalPer1 chromosome 1, bFalPer1.pri, whole genome shotgun sequence genome:
aCAGGAAGAGACATTTTACAGGTTAAGTGAAGAGAATTGCTTGTACTTCTTGCTTACAGTTCAGAATGATACCTCAGAAATACAACATATCAGCCTTCGGGAAGCTTTTAAATTGCCTTCAGGCTCCCTATTACTCAGTGCAGTGGCCAAGGACAGCCTCACCCTCGACGGGCCCAGGTATAACTCACAGCCGGTTTACTTTGCCACAGACCAAGCTAACAGTCTGTCCTGTACTTAACGCACTTATCCCCCTAATCTCCATCTGCTCACCTCTCTCTGGACAAAAAGCTATTTAGgctaaaaacaaaaacaaaaaagcaggaaaattgtgtttctacaggtttaaatcttattttagaAGTCACTGGTAACTGATGGagaaataaatcaatttatCTTCAACAAACATTTCGAGATGCAGAGTCGCACCAACTGGATACAGAAGGCGACTCCATCAGTTTGCTGTTTGGCTTGCATGCTCCTGTTGACTTTGACAGTTGAGCTGCCCCGGATCACCCTGAATTCAGAAACAAGAAGCTCGGGATCCAGTTTCTGAAATAGGATTTGGTGAGCCAGCATTGTGAATAAGCAGCTGAGTGCCACTGATTAAGTACTGCCCTCTGAAAGCTCTTTCATCTGCAGGCAACTTCAAAGCCTGGAAGACAGAACTCAAGTTTTATACTGAATGGAGAATGCAACCGTTCATTCTTGTCCACACAACGGCATTCCAGGCCCAGAGAACAGCTGCCTTTCCCCAGATGGCACTCTTCTCCATGTCACAACTTTGGCAAATACAgacttagaaaagaaaaaaaccacaccagaaaaccaaacaaaaaccagatgACAGGTACGCTTCAAGGCAACCTAGCTGGAGTACGTTTGTTTTCTGTCGTAGAACATTCTCCTTATCTGAAATAGCATCCACTGAAATTGTGTTTGCTGAAAAGCTTGACAATCCTGCACTGCCATTACCAGTCTCTCTTAACTACACAGGATTTCCAGCTTCCCCACTGCGTCCTTCGAAGAGCACGTCACCAAGAGCTACAAGGTGAGAAGAGCAATGTGTGAGCACGCTGCACACACATCTGCATTCAAGAAGGGACAgaatcacacacacagagaaaactacCGACAAAATCTAAGATCCCAAAAGGCAATGAAGTGTAAGGCATTTACCCTCGGCTTTGCTAGTTCTTTCACAGTTTCGATCTCTTCATCGGAGATGATGTCAAGGAAGCGAACAATCCGAGGTTTGTCCCACTCATCTTCCTGTTTGACAGGGCCCAGAATGTATCTAGGATTCCTGTTTCCGTCATAGTAGCGGCAGAAGAGTCTTTTTTGTCTCCGAGGTGTCTGAAAGCAAGGTGGAGCAAGCCATCATCAGAGAACTTCCATATGACATTAATCTCTcttaagaaacagaagatgtCCCAAGAACAAGAGACAGGAACAATTCACCTTCCCTATCTTAATGCCATGTTACAAGTTAAAAGAGATGCTTTAAGTTTGAGAAATTAGTACTTTCAGCATATTAATGTTACTTTGTAATACTGCAACACACAGTACTTTACACAGTcctatgaaaaataattttctctctaaAAAAACACCCTCATTCAATTCCACATGTAAATCTAGACTTCCAGCATCCTTATTCCACTAATTACATTGTGTAGCCTATGCAAGTTAGTCAGCAGTGCCTATGGCAGGATTACTTTTTGTCTACTGGACGGAACAAAAATGGGGAAGAAATCCAACACACACTAATCAGTCAGCCAACTGCTATAACAACTTCCTTGCTCTTGTGCCACATACAAATTCTTGACATTGTTTTGTAACAGTTGGTTTCAGATATTTGAAAACAGTCTACTCCACTTTACCATTTTGAGACCCTCCCCACGGCACAGCATTTCGTACTTCCTTCTCTCGGGCAAGTAATCCTTTTTCTTAACCTCAGTGTCCTTGTCCATCTGGTCTTCTGAATCTGTACTGGacttatttgcttctttttctttagccatgatatattcaaaatatttcatgttccCATTTGCTCTTTGATGTTCAGGATCTATTGACAAAGAAACAGACAAGTATCACTGGCAAGTTTCAAACTTGTGAATAGGTATCCAGAAGAGGCTATTtacaagaagagaaagaaaacagatgcacACTACTTGCTTCtcaaagagaaatgagaaacatCTACTCTGGTTTGAGAGCATTCACAGGATAGCTAAAACTCTGAGCCAAGCTGGAAGCAATGCCAGCCTGCAGCACGCACATATCCTTACTCAtctgcaggaaaacacacaATGAACTTTCAGAGGTGAGCTCAACTCATTCGCAGTTATGGAACTGCTCACTGTCAGGCCTGGACCCCTCAGTACACACAGAGGCccaagcatgaaaaaaaaggGGTTTGACCATTCCGGCCAATCTCaccagagaggaagagagaagggaatgggacagggagagagctgggacagCACAACTgacttaaacttaaaaactTCCCTGACAGGGATCAAGATTTCCGGTGACAAAGCTTTTAACAGCCACTAAACGTACAGAATTAGCTTCAGTTTAATAATAAATAGTTCTCAGTAGCCTTTGCTGTATTAGGCTTAGCTCTGCGCTTCCTGCAACATCCTTTACACAGTCCATCAGTGGAATATTTGCAGAACCATACATACTTATCGTATTTTACAAAATGGACAGAATTGTAGCTCACTGTACGGCAttctgtatttctcattttggCAAGCTTTTCATCTCAAGTATGCTtaatctgcatttaaataacCTGCACAGATTTTGCATTCACTGATCTAGTTTcaatttgattaattttgtttgtgcttGTACCTAAGGGGAAGTGATCTCaacacagcaaaggaaaatagagTAAGAAACCCAAATTTCAGGCAGTATGACTAAGATGAGTAAGTGCTTAGAAGCCAACAGTGACAGGAGGCAGAAAATACATCAATAGGAAGGAGCAAGCCTTAACCGTGACGCTTTCTGACATGGCAGTTGAGACTAACTGTCCCTCTAAAAATATGGtaacaaaatataatttctggCAAGTCTGAATTTACTGAAAAGTACACATCAAGATGTTAATATCAGTACCAACCCATTTAAACAACCCATATACAAGTCAGAACACAGGCAAGGCTGCGCTCCCCGGTACAAATCCATAGCTAGCACCTGCTGGAGCACAGAGCTAGACGGTGGTGAGCTGTGGGTCTCCCTTTCACATACCCAGTTCCAGAAGGCGTTTGGTGAGCATCATGGCTTTGCCCAGATCCCCCTGCTGATACACAGCGTAACTCAGGTAGTCCAGAATGTAGACTTTATCTGCAGAAGACACCTCTCCCTCATCCAACTGTTTCAAAGCTTGTTCCATCCAGAGCTCGGTGTGGTAGTAGTCAGCTTCGGTGTAGGCAATCTTTCCCAGCTCAAAGCAATCTTCAGCTGTTAAAAAGGATTTGTGCTTCACACCTGTATTTGAAGCAAACCAAGACAAACAGAATTTACATAGAATTCCAGACCAGTCTTCAGAGTAACATGCAGTTATTTCTTAGTCTTCACAGCAAGGtttatttctgttcctcagtACCTCCCTTCTGTGGTGGCTCTTTGTTGAACACTCAGTTTCTAAGTATCTAAAGCCTGTAAATCCTTGGCAGGACACATAAGCAGttaaatgcagttttccatTGCTAGAATACCAGCAACTAGCTAAATGTCTTTACCATTAGTGAAAAATCCAGTAAAATAAACCTTCCTTCTTCAAAACCTCAAACACTTTGAGCAAGAGCCATAGTAAGCCAAATATGAAGTTTCAGAGATCTGTTTTCAAAGACGCTGCATTATCGCTTTCAAAATGTTACTGAAGCACATCTCGTTAGCGATGGCTTagtgggggaggaaaaagaaaaataagtcagTAAATTCTCAGCTGCTCAAGATTTTTGAAGTCAGtgatttttagaaacatttgaaGAGATCTCTGAAAGATTAAAGCACTAGTAAGCAAATTACAGATTCCTATTTTTGCCACTGTAAATTAAGGCCCAATGAAAAACCAAATTCAATCTTGTAGAAAGGAAACAGGACCTGCCAGTTTTACAGCTAAAATTACATTCCTGATTATATCTTAATACATCCCGAATTTATAGTCACAGCTCCCGCAGCTGCATTCACACAGGGGAATTACTCTGTTGAAGATGTGCCTTAAGAGATTAAATAGCTGAAGAGACAGTCCACGAAATGCAGTATCCcacagaacaacttttgtttctgctgattAATTAAACACCTTGTGGTCTATCCGGTGCTGCCAGTGTTTTTAGTTTTCTAAGCCTGAAGCCACAAGCTCTAAAATAACACCAAGATTAGGCAATCGGGCACGGTGGTGGTGGAGCGCTGTCAGACAGAGATCCTCTAGAACGAGTAACAGGTTTCAGGGCCATAGCCCGGTACATTTAGGGGCAACCTAACATCCACAGGTGAAAAGGCAACTCTTAAAACGGTGCTTAAGACAGAAATCATCAAATAGGGTTGAGAGTTAATATAAAGAAACAGCACAGCCTGTAATGCAGGAAAGAGAATTAGTAAGTGGTATGACAGTAGTTAAGATTCTGATCAAAATTTGGTGGCCTGGCCCAACAAAAAATCCCTGGGAAGGAAGCCAGTGAGCACAAACAAGTGACCACATGGGATGTCCCTCACTCTCTGGAGCCCTGAAGAGACCAACCTGTTCTCTTTTGTACTCTAGAACTTTCAGGTTCTGCAATTACACTTTATTCCACATGGTCTGGACAGCtaatttcttcaaaagaagCTATCAACTACAGCCCACCCAAAGCACTTAGTCTTGTATTTTTTGTGCGGTTTTAAGAAAGCAATAACCAACTACTTATTGTATTAGTGTGAATCAGTAGGTCTTTGAGACTGCCTTGAACTAAACCCAAACCAAGGTTGTACACTGTAACATACAAAGCCAATTACCCTTAATTTTATTAGGCATCTGTCCACAATGAGTGCTTGCAAAAACACATATGGATTGTagagagctgatttttttttgccagctggCACAGTACTATTTTCAAACAGAGGAAACCAGGAAAACTCAGCAATGAAAGAGTCttctaacaagaaaaaagtgTGTCGTCTTCTGCATATAAACCCATTAAAGGTTACCTCAGGTAATGCCATATAAGCTCAAGTCTGTGTATACACTCTGtcttttgttcttcagtttaTACATGCCATTAAGTTTAATCTCAAAGAAACTTCGGTCACGCCCAATCTGAAAGGTCCATCTTATCCATGAGAGGGAAAGGCATAATAAATGATAGAACTGTTCTGTTAAAATGCATTACATTGTGCAATAAAACCAGGTATCTGCCAGTGCGCAACCACTTCAACACGAAGAAAATCCTCACCCAGGCAAGATTTTATTGCTATTGAATTTTTATTATAAACTATTAACACTAAATTATCTTACCATAACTGCAAGAAAGATGCAGACTTCAACTACAAAGATATTTTCAAGTTCTAgcacaagcagaaaataagCATGTGAATAAGGTGAGGAGAATGACAGGACAAAGGAGAGTCTCAGTGCAGAAAGAAACTTGCATTCCGTGCAGCGTGTTTTATCCGCGTGCCCTTGGGCGGAGTGCTGACAGTAGAAGGGAAAGGCAACGAAGCCAAGCGGATGTAGTTTCCAACAGAACCATCACAGCAACAGACCCGACAGCATGCCAGAGCAGGTCAGCTCTTCCAGCGTTCCTCTTCACCGCTAAGCCTGAAGCAACAGGTTTCTCTCTTTTGAGGTGTGGCAGAATTAGAACTGACACCTCCACCAACCTATGTTCAGTAACCCACATCATGCCACTTTCCATGAAGTATCAGCTAGCTCAAATGCTTTCCTGTTGCTACCCTCACACTACGCGGTTAAGCAAGACAGAACAGAGTCAAATGATTTGTAATCAGGACATTTTGTAAAAGTTCACAGTGTCttctaaaaataacattgaTGACTCTTTACCTGGAAGATTCCCTCTTGAGAGGGTGTCTGTGTCCAAATTATACGTGTCTTGAAGCCGCAAGAGGGCTTTTGCTGCACCGGTCTGATCTTCATCATTTGGGAAAAACTGCCGCTGGATAGTCATGTTGGAGATAAAGCCTGGGCAAGACAGCGAAACATTTAGCATCCTTTGTCCCCAGGATTCTATAAACTCTATGCATGAAATAACTCCCTactcaagggaaaaataaagtttagGAAAAGTCCATTAATAAGCCAGGAAGAGCTatcagccctgcagagcagcaacaAATGCCCTAAGGTTGTTCCTAAAGGCCAAGAATACCCGTTCAGTtgcacacagaaacatttttgtctttaaaaaaaaaaaaaaaaaaaaagtcacacacaacaaaaaaaccacccccacATTATAGATAATATATTGGTAGGTTTTGCAACCATTCTGCTCAATCTGCCTTTCAAAAGGCTTTTCATTTAGTAACAAGGAACTTACAAGTAATTtagaagagggaaaaacaaaacagtgctAAGAATAGCAGTGTAAAGATTAAGGCTGGTCAATAAAAAGATGAGAAACAACGACGCTGATGTCTGCTACCTGCCAACAGGTTTTGGTAAGACTTCAGGCAACTAGGCAGTCCCTGCGAACCTAACTGCTTTCTGTGGACTTGGGCATTAACATATTTACGTAGAAACTTGAGAAACACACAAAGTTAAACAGATTTCTCAAGATCCAGGTTCACACAACTCTGAATTGAACTCAACCCACATGTTGAAAGTAagcattttgattatttttttctggtgaaaagaaagcaaagaaattatcAAAAACTTGGGGGCTTTTTAAAGAAGCACCAGGGCAACACTTACGGAACAGAAGACAAGCAGATTCTATAACgtaaaaaaatgttctctctAGGAACCGTTCCCTGGTCATTAGCGTTACACGTAATCATCTCCCCTGTTACGACAGCTTCCCAACTCCTCTCTGGTGAACACACAGACAACCACTGCTGTTACTTGAAGGGGCCACCTGCAGAGCTAGCACATTATCCTGTCTTCTGTGGGAGAACTGGTGCTATTTTCCCCCTTCTGCTTCTGCACAGTCAAGAGGCTGGTGGGCTGTTTGCACTGAGGAGGGAAACAGATCTCTAGAAAGCCAGAAGGGCAGAACCAGCATCCTGGTACCCACAGCCACCAAAAGGAACAACATCAAAGCCCACCACGAGGACCTCAATTGGAACAAACTGACACCCACTCCAGCATTTTCAGAGAAGTGACTTTTCTACTAAACAAACTCTTTTGTCCCAAGATCCAGGAGCACAAAGAGCTTTACAGTATTAACTAAGGACAGTGACAATATGTTTGTTAAGCTTATCCAATAGCCACCAGTAAAAAACTAAGCAGcacaaccaaaaccagacaaagCACAGTATGCAACACTCGGCTGCAAAGCCATCcaaaaaatcacagatttgGCCAGTTTGTTATTTTGGCCACACTCTAGTAGTCCTTTTCTAACTCTTTAACACTATTAGTTTATGGAAAGGCAATCCTTCTTTAAAAGCTACCATATCCTTTCACTGCTATGCATCCTTTCTTTTACTACACTATGCTTCTCCCAATATTCtaatactttcctttttcctgatgATTTTTCTCAAAACAGAACAGTCCACTTGGggtttcttggggttttttttttcccctcctctcctctttttcctcattCAGAAGGACTTAAGATGCACTGGTTCAGATTTCTGGCCGACAGGTGCAGTTTTTTCAGTTGGCATTATTCAGTCCTTCACAGCAGCAACAGGGAAGCTGAACATGCTGAATCCTTACCAGAGACTAACCCTGGGTCTTTTTTGAAAGCTCCACTTTTTTATCGTTTCTTACTACAAACCTACACCTTGTACTAGTTACTTGATCAGACAGATTTTCACAGGTCAAATATAATCATCCAGCTTCCTTTGCAGCTAAGCATCTTTCAGAGTCAACTATTTTATGTCCTGGTCCCTGCTGAAGAAAGAGGCAGCAAAATGTTCACTATGCTAATTCAGATCAGTTCCACAAATGCTCAGTCTCCGCCAACATTCAGGTTTTGAACCATAAGACCTTAACTCTGGGCATATCAGCAGCAACAGCACTTGCCCATACTCACAGACAGCCCCACGTCCTGCAGTTCTGTTCCCCTTTTTCTGTTCACCAGTCACCACACTTAGAGATTGAACTTCCTAAGATACTAGTTCGCAAGAAGTGGGAGAATATATGAAGCAAGCCCTGACCCTTGCAAAATTTAAAGCATCCAAGGAGATTACTCAGTTTAAACATGGTAATTTTCCTAAATTTTTGGAAAACTTAAATTACAGCACACTGACAGCGAAAAAGCAGGTCTTTTAGGATTTTTTATGAGGGCACCTCAAAAGCAGACTCACAAATCTAACTCAAACCATGACATGTGAAAGACATAGTCAAGTAAATGCAATTATAATGTGATCCTTGTTCTTACTACAGGCACACTTACCATCAGACATGTCCTTCAGAACCAGGCTCTCCAGCTCACCCCACTCTGTATTAAGCCGTTTCATCAACTTGAACGCATTTACAGGATGTCCTAAAAACCCCTCTGGGTCTTTTGTAGCCGTATCTGTCAGCTGATCCAATTTCTCTGCCCATCTATAGTGAAAATATAAATTCGTTAAAGTCTCTTGTAAAAGCCTACCAGCACTGTAAAACTCATTTCAAGCTACTCAACGGTCTTTgttaataaaaaacccaacacaaattGCAGGCTTTTACGTCATCTATATATAATGAGCTCTCCTAGAAGGAACAAAAAggactttcttctttcttccttttttttttttaaagatcatcttcctcagctgcagccTAATCTCGCGTTGTTCTTGAggccttttttttgttggaacTGCTCACTGCTGAACAAATTCCTTCCCACAAATATGGCATGCAGTATACGAGGAGTTTCACTATGAGTTTTCATGCAGGACCAATCAAAAACAAAGCTTTACAcatatttttgacatttttaaatgttctttttcctaAAGCTTACAAAACAGTAGTTCAATGCTCGTCtcaaattatttcatgtttaGACACAGGCTCTTAAATCTATAAGCCTCTTGCTTCCCACCACAAAACTGCCTTCCATACTGGGAGCCTGTATTAAGAAAGAGGTAGTTCTCACACTCCCAAATGAGGAGCCCAGATCAGCTTTCTGATGCTACAGCTCTGACTCCAGAAACCTCTCCAACGCCACTGGTGACCTCAGCCATTCACAATTCCAATGCACGCTGAAACAAGCACACCTTTCAACAACCGCTGCTGTTCATCTATCATTTTACCAGGAACATCCAGGGAGTCTGCTCCAGTCTCAGTCAGGAAGCACGTCAGTCATGCTCTAAGCACCAGTGCTATGCTACTACATGTCTGCAAAACAACCAAACTTCCCCTCTCTATCCCAAACAACGCAGATCTAGAACATGAAGACATGTAACAGCACCCTGGTAACAGGATAAATTAACTCTAAAAAAGCCACACCCCATGGAGAATAGAAAACAACACCACCACTGTAAAGCAAATCCAAAACCTGTAGCCTGGAGAGAACTTTGCACACAAGCTGACATTCAGCTTGTTCCAAAATATGGTTTGCCTGAATTAAGTTTGCCTGCTTTACCTGAGGCAGGTAGATGTTTACAGCTGTTAAAGGTGCCACTACTTGCATTCACTCTTCCCACACTGTCTTTAGTTGTTTTTCTACACTCTGACAGACCCTATGTCTGGGTTCTTGCAGCAGCAACATGAGTGAAGGGGTTCCCTCCAAAATGCAGTGATCCAAGTGCTCCCATGGACCAAGCCCAGCTTCCAGCAAGACCAagactgaagaaacagttttcaaCGAACTGTGCATTCACACTGCAGGTCGAATCCATCATACATGACTATCGAACCTAATGAGTAGCTGAAAGTCACTGCAACCGTGAGCCACAACCACAGAGCcctgatttcttttcagtagtTTCTGTTTCATAGAAGCCTCCACCACAAGCCACCCACAAGGTGCGAGCCATCCTCCACATCTCAGTGAATTACCAACTTTCAGTGAGTTTAAGTCAACACAAGCTACCAATATCCTTCAGCCAAAGTACAGAGCCCAACAAACTTAAACAATGCTGGCATTTCTTACAgattcttctctctctctgtgacAGTTAGATTAACTTTTCTGACCAGACAGTGAGCACCTCTAATATAATAAAAACAGAGCTGCAATGCTTGTATGGTAAATTGTATTTATACACTTTTGGATGCCCAACTGGCATGCTCCCATTTAATTTGTAGCTGTAAAGAATACACTTACATAATGTTCTAAACCTATGAGCGATTCCAACTCTGTATTTtaagtgataaaaaaaaatacagtccaACAGAGGTATCTTTCTTCCTAGATGGTAGAATGTAATAGACAAaggctaaaataaaataatgcatcTACCTAAAACTGTTTAAACATCCTCATGATAGATTTATAGACATTTCTGAAAGCCAGGTAACCATCCTGTTCAAGgatacaaaacatttatttctagcAGGGATAAAATCTGACATATTGAGCTCTGGTCCTCACACCTATAGAGCCGAGCAATAATCGGGTCTCTTGCTTTTACACAAGCAgtaaagcagttttcttctgctttattttacttttaaatctAAATACAGCATGTAGAAAGAGACTCTGCTCCATAGTGGGCTGTTACTATTCATTGGTTAACCGCTCTTGAGCAATGCAGCCGCAACACTTTTTAGTGCTTTTACATCTAGTGCATCACTGCAATCCTTCTAACACCCGTTTGGAGACTTCCTGCATTTTAGTTTCCAAATTGTCATTCCAAGAATTACATCCCTTGGGAATTACATACAAGCAGGAGTCCTAAAGTGAAGGTATCACACAGAGTGCAGGTTGATTAGATTTCATCATTAGAAAGCTGCCTAAAACAAACCAGTGGCTCGGAGATAATAACTTAGgacaaaaaaaccagcaaaacctgCTAGTTTAAGCCTTGCCTCAGAGGAAAAATTCCACAAATTTAATCAGCCTTGGGAAGCACTTTTTACATAAGTGTGGACTCTAATTATTAACTATTAGCATTATGAAACAAGCTGCTTACTTTTTGATCTGttccagcttgctttcttctgccttgaTGTAATCTTTCAGTGACACCACCAgatctttttctgtattaattaaGTCTGTCATATGACCTAGAAAACAAATGAGTTTGGTTAGacaaggagaaattaaaaaaaatggggaatTACACacattcttcctcttttctacttccttcccttcttccccaaaGTCCTTCTGCCATTTGTTTAAGTAAGcctgaagaaatatttaagtaaGGCTTCTTGcccttttgtgtttttaagcagaaaatctCCTGTTGGACCAAGCTTGTTGCCATGGAAATGAACGTAATATCACTTATTTATTATTAGAACTAATTTAGGATTCATTTGGAAAAGGAAGTAGGTTGCAACAGAATAATCTTTCATCCAAGCATACATAATGTAGAGCAAATAAAGACAAAGCTACAAAAATATGCAAAGTCTTCATGTTTAATATACAATATTAATCCAGCATTTTAGTTCGAAGATTACTTGCATGACTTCAATGGGTCCCCTAACAGACTGTTATTAATTAGTAATTGCTTCATTTCCTGCTAACAGGCAGCTGAACTGGTTCATCATGAAGTGATAAGGTCCGCCATCTTCAGCTGTGTCACAGGCCCAGAGAGAGTATGCTCATCGTATCACCTACATAAATATGTGCCCTGAACAGCCGTTTTGCTTCCTTCTACATGCGTGCAACAGTCCACGCCAAAAGTTGTGTCTAAAATCTAATACCTGTAAGAATACATAATGAATACACAGCCTAGCCTGGGTCACTAGGCTAACTGGACTGACTTAACTCAAAGCACGTTTCTCTCAAAAGGAAGAAGTCAATGAGGTCCCAAGAACTAGTAAATGGATTCAGTTCTGTACCAATTAAAGCCTTGGATGTCATTAACACATCATCAGGAATCAGACTTTAGAGCCATCAAGAAACTCTTTTGGCTATGCAGCACGTACACCAAAGTATGTCTCACCAATGGAAGTGAAGAAATCCGTATGGGCAtaagaaaaaggcagcagaagtcCAAGGGCTACGGTATACCAAATCTTGTTGAATGCCATAGTTAACAGCTGTCACCTCACCACGAACCTGTGAAAGAAACATAAAGAAGGTTAAAAACCACCCTATTCACCAGAGAGTTGAATCTACCTTCAAAAGAGACAGCTTATTCTCTTGGGGCTGCCACCAGTTCTTGAGGTGGCAGAATCTCGAAAAGC
Encoded proteins:
- the P4HA1 gene encoding prolyl 4-hydroxylase subunit alpha-1 isoform X4: MAFNKIWYTVALGLLLPFSYAHTDFFTSIGHMTDLINTEKDLVVSLKDYIKAEESKLEQIKKWAEKLDQLTDTATKDPEGFLGHPVNAFKLMKRLNTEWGELESLVLKDMSDGFISNMTIQRQFFPNDEDQTGAAKALLRLQDTYNLDTDTLSRGNLPGVKHKSFLTAEDCFELGKIAYTEADYYHTELWMEQALKQLDEGEVSSADKVYILDYLSYAVYQQGDLGKAMMLTKRLLELDPEHQRANGNMKYFEYIMAKEKEANKSSTDSEDQMDKDTEVKKKDYLPERRKYEMLCRGEGLKMTPRRQKRLFCRYYDGNRNPRYILGPVKQEDEWDKPRIVRFLDIISDEEIETVKELAKPRLRRATISNPITGALETAHYRISKSAWLSGYESPVVSRINTRIQDLTGLDVSTAEELQVANYGVGGQYEPHFDFGRKDEPDAFKELGTGNRIATWLFYMSDVSAGGATVFPEVGASVWPKKGTAVFWYNLFPSGEGDYSTRHAACPVLVGNKWVSNKWLHERGQEFRRPCTLSELE